The Antechinus flavipes isolate AdamAnt ecotype Samford, QLD, Australia chromosome X, AdamAnt_v2, whole genome shotgun sequence DNA window GGCTTTGGAGGCGTTGCTTTGGATGCCTTATCAGGCTCGGCAAAATGGTCGCTTCCAATCATGTCGTGCTAGCCCACATGATTACATTTTGAGGTCCTGATGGACTAGCAGAACCCTTGGCTGCCACAACTCACTGGCCTGAAATCATTTTCGGGTCATCTCCCCAGGCACCAAGCTGGGGTCCCCTAATCAAATAACGCCAACCCTGTCCCTAGCCCACTCCGATCCTAAGAGAGGGCACTATCAACCACTCGGCCAACCAATGGTCTGACAGCAGCAAAGAACTAGAAGGGAAACATGGCTGAcccaaaagacaaagaaaaaggtgggggggagggaagaggggaaactTCTCAAGCTCTGAATTTGCAGATGTGAAGAGTAGCTCCTGAGACCAATCTTGTTGAAAAGGAGGAATGTCTACACTACTCAGGCCAGATCTTTTTCCCGTACTTTGAAAGGGGTAATTGAAGATCCAGGAGACCAGGCTCCTCTAGGGAAAAAAGTCTCCTTTCACAGGTGACTCCATACCCAGAGGCTACTTTGTAGCCACTGGGTCCCAAGGTGGACTGTGCCCCTTCAAATGCCCCTACTCCCCACCGATTAGCACCTGCCAGCCAACCATTCTGAACACCAATCTCGGCTTCAGGAACTGGAGCCCGTGAGGAAATACTGAAGGACGAGAGCTGGGGAAAAGAGCAGCTAGATTAATCACAGATTTCAACCAAGAGAAAACAGCTCAAACGCCCCAGACCAAATGTCTTCAGCCTCTTTCTGAACAGACTAAAGCTACTCACCCCTAAACAGACTTATCATACCAAGGTCCGCAGCAAGGGTACCCCTTCAGAGaagctttcttttcaaatctcagagaCTATGGCaaacaaaggagacagaaaaaaaaaatgaaaacccaTGAAAAATGGATGATGAGGCTCATTTGCAGCCGGAGTAGAAGGATTAAAATAGATTGGGGAAGGAATTTCTGGGCAGGAGAAAAAGGAATGTGTCTGCATCCTCACCAtgatgagtttgttttttttcaacgTGGTCTTCGCAGACGCTGCGATTCCCGTGACCTACCTGCTGGATTATCTCGTTGCTCTCGGACTGCAGGTCCCACTGCCCTTAATTGGCTTGCCGGCCCCTGATCAGCTGGAGCAAAGTAGGAAGGGGGGCCGAAAGCAAaaggggcgggggtgggggatGGCAAAAATACCCCCCCACCTTCGTAATTTTGCCACCAGCTGCTCCCGGGTCGGGGGTCAAAGTTAAATGTCCACTCTTCTCTACATCGGCACGGGTGCTTGATTCTTCTTTAGTTTAATATCGGGCAGGGCAAAGCTAATCCGGTTCCTGTTCTTCAGAAATCCCCTATCTGGACCAGTTAGCATAGCAGACTTAGGCTGGATGCCAATGAGGCCAAGGTCACAAGCTGGGTCCTTAGACAAGCCAGCCCGGAGAATTTGCAGATGTACCCGTCTGCAACTGACCTTTGCAGAGGCTACCGAATGAGATCTATAAGCACTCTGAAAAGTCTAGTAACCCAACTGTCCACACAGGGAAAGCCAAGTGGGCAAAGAATACCTATTCTCCAGACTATGAAATGCAGGAGGCGGGAGAGTGCATAAAGCGGGCTGTCAGTGTATCGATCTTGGAGAGACATCTCAGATGAATGATAAGCCAGGCCcagaaaggaacaaagaaggaGAGTAGGCTGGCCGGCCTTGGAGAGAGTACATGGGGCTTATGACGACCCCGAGCCTCTATCTGAAACAAAGGCTCCTCTCTTTAACAGCCAAAGTCTTCCAATGATTCCCCCGAGGTACCACAGTGAATTAAAATTCCTGGTCGCCCAAAAGGTGATGGGGAAGATATATAGTGAGCATAAGTGGGCTGAGTGATAGTAACAATCATGAGTGACAGGCACAAAATGGCATTAAGACACAGCAAAGAGGTGCACACTGGGAAAAGGATGCATCCGATCGTGTACCAATAATGGTCAGACAGCACCAATAAACTCATAATATGCAAAGACCTAACAGAAGGTCCCCCACGCTAGAGGGACTCCCTGTGAACCTTTAGGAGTACATGGGCGAGGGGCCCACAAGATGAGAAGGTGTGGGAGGCTCGCAAACTGTGCGTTTTGAGCGAGTTCCCCACTGGGATGAGATGACAGATCCCCAGAAGCATGTGAGCCTCAGACCGTTCTGCAGGCACAGACGGTGCTCCCCCAAATCTGGCCAGACATTTCCTAAACGTGTGTGTTCTGTGGGAAACCAGACAAGGGACAGAGCCCCTCGCAGCCACCCTCAAACATTTCAAAGCCCTGGAGGACGGCAGATCGGGGGTGCCGTCCCGGTCCTTCGGCCTCAAAAGGGCTCCCTCTGCCAGCTACCTAGCTGGCTAAAGGTCCTTCACGTTCAAGGACTGGAGTAGTATGGAAAATCAGCTAGTTCTGAAACAACTGGATCCCCAAGTAATTAAAGCTATACCAATTCAAGTTCGAAGGGACTTTCAAAGCCCCAGCCTCTCTTTTTGCAGAGGAGAAAGCTAAAGCCGAGAAAAACATAGTGGCTTTCCCAGTCTAACACAGGTAGACAGTAAGAAGCAGAGATGGGATCCAAACCCAAGTCCTGAGACTTTAAATCAACCAGGCAGTTTAGTGGATGCGGTTCTGGACTTGGCACGAAGAAGACCCGGTTCAGtgcctgtctcagacacttactagctgtgtgtcctgCAGGACTTCAtccttctcagcctcagtttccccatctgtcaagtTAGAGGACTGAATCCCAAGGCCTCTCAGATCTcttttggctctaaatctatgatcctacaaaACCCGGAGTTCTTTCTACAGCACTCCTCTGCTTCCCATCATTACCAACCCTATCGCAGAGTCAGCAACTCCCACCACAGAGACAGAGTGATGGAGGGAGACAGTCACAAAGGTAGCTCCAAGAAAGAATATTCCCAGAGAAAGTTTGAAAATCATTGCGATCTGCTGAGCTTAGCACCGTTGCCACTTTCCAATAATATTTATCTGCAAGGTGTCCAAGCAGGGTGCATTGCCAAACATGCCGGAAAACTCATTCTCCAGGAGAACGAAATTCGAAACGTCTCCAGTCCAATTTCAGAGTCTTCCTCCAATGATTGAAAACGCAGCCTGTACTTTCCTGGGGCCCAGGTAGGCAGCACTCCAACATCCATCCCCTGGTCTCTAACCTCATTTTTCCATGCACCGATCCATCAACAGCAGTGCTGATAAAACACCAGTACGAGCAGTGGCGGGGAAGTTTTTCTCGGGGACCGAGAGTATTTCGAACACAAATTCCGCCCTGTTGGGAGACCTGACAAGGCTGAATCTGAGCCGGCTGCATCTCCTACCTCCTCTCCCCCAGGCCCCTAGAGGTCCAGCTGACAGAGAGCTCGATTTGTTACTCCGGCTAGAGGTTTCTCTTTTCTCAAGCTGGCTACGGAGCTGAAACCAAGGACATATTTATATCCAGGAGCAAATACCAAGCTTAATGGAATCTGCGACCTGTCACCAACCAGCTCAGGCTTCCTTAGTTAACTCCACGCCTGCCATAGATCTCAGGGTGCCTTGTCTCTTCCCTTTCTGCCTCCCCATTGACCTTGCccatttgttattaaaaaaaaaaaaaaaacttctggagACCAGTCTCACTCTCCCCCCCACACTGAAGAAGTAGGAGTCCTTCCACAAATGTCTGTGGAGGCACCTACCGTGTGCATGGGAAGGCCCCCGCTAACCGTTAGGGGAAAtttagagggaaggggaaagaaagctgTTTCAGACCCGGTCTCTTGTTTTTCAACtctgtcaggttttttttttttttgagttccaaataatTCTTGTTACGGCAAACTCTTCCAACTTCTTCCTCTGCTTGAGCTGAGGACAAACTGACCAGGTTAAACTAATACTATAATACAGACATCTGCAGACACCCAGAATGAAAGCCAGATCTGGCTGTCACTGAGGAAGATGCCATCCCTCCCTCCCGAGGGCATGCTTTTGCAGGCTCTCAGCTTATCGAGCTGCTGAAGCCTCACGGTCCCAGGGCTTAGAATAGCGTGGGTAAAATGGGCTTCGAGGTGTGGAGTCAGGGTGTATTAATATCCCTTAACTGATTTGTTCTCTGGGATTGCTCATTCCAGTCCTTGGGACTGGAGAGGTTTAGGTGTTTCCCTACTGAAATACTCCAAGACGTAGGAGTAAACTTTAAAGCAAATAGGTAGTAGAATGCTCGGCGCTGTTCGGCGCTGTCTGGGCTCAGGAGAGATTACACAGTGTGGCAGAAGCATGGGATTTGGAGTGGGGGGACCCACCTATTCCGTGTGAGACATTAGAGAAGACCCTTTCCCACTCAAGAGCTAATTTTCCTAAACCGTAAAAAGAGGGCGGCAGATCAGATGGCCTCTCAAGTTCCATGATCCGTGATCCGTGAATGCGAGGGACTTGAGGGGGCTCCCGGGAAAAGAACCAAAGTAAGGAAAATAGAGCCCAGAAAAGAATTAGGATTATGTGGCCAGACGAAAAGGAAACTTAACAATCAAAGGTTTTCGGGGATTTGAATATACAAACGGGGTACCATGTACTCTCCTTTCTCCCTGCTGGAGCCAAATGAGGGACATAAACTTAGTCTGCAACAACCGGGAAATTCACTTAGCTTGAAGGGACTCTTTTCGGGGACCAAAAGCTTCAAGACAATGAAATGAGTTATTAAGGGATGCTGAAATCTCCTTCTGCTGCCGGAGAGTCTTAATGGTCTGCAGCTCCCCCTTCAGAAAGCTTAAGGTGATACCTTCCCGGAGAGGGAGATTAACAAAATGAACTTTAGGGGTCCCCCAATCAAGAGAATGATAAATATCCCCTGCACTTAACACAAGGGGACAACATTTTACAACCTCGTCGGCGTATTTCAAGGTGGTTTAATATTTAGTCGAGGTCTACAAACGGAGCTGCCAGAACTCAGCTGGCAATTTCTCAGTGGCAAGCCCCGGAGGCCTCGCTTCTAGAGTGCCTCCTATTCGGCTTTATGATCTCAAAGTCCCTCTCCCGGCTTCAGAGTCACAGAATTAGCAGTGGCGAGCTATTGAGATAGCTCATCGTCACCTGGGCCTTGGAAGAAAAGGTAAACGTGCCTTAGATGATACCAAATTAAATCTCAGCATCTCTAAGCTGCTTTTCCTCTTTGTTCCCCCAGATCTATGATGTAGAGCACACATTCTTCAGCAAcggggagaagaagaagatctTGATGGAAATTGACCCTATCACTAAAACTGAGATATTCCGAAGTGGAAATGGCAGTGACGAGACATTGGAAATCCATGACTTTAAAAATGTAAGTTGAGTGTATCCCCCCCGAGTTTGTGTCTCAGAAATCAGAGGGTTTGAATTGAAGTAGCGGAGCCTTTCATGctcccatttgatttttaaggCACAACTATTCTAGCGAGAAGAAGGTCCCTTTGGTTGCCAAGTTCTGCCATTTCAGGGACTATGGTTTTGCCTCTTTTAGGGCTACACGGGTATCTTCTTTGCTGAACTCCAAAAATGTTTCCTGAAAACCCAGATCAAAGTAATTCCTGATTTCGACGAAACTGAGATGGAAGACGCTGAGGTAGGTGTACCACTGTGCTTCGCGTTCCCGTGAGTACCTAAGCTTTGAGCACTATGTTCCAGATCTTGCCACATGCTGCCATTCATATCTAGATAGCCCGACTATTTCAGCTAAGCAACTAGGAAGAAAGGAACATGGCACTGCTGATGCTCACTGATGAGCTCCAAGAACTAtcactctcctctctctccattgACCGGGAGAGCAAGCCTGCCATTACCCAGTGTGGTACAGCAAATGGCCCCAATTTGGGAATCAGAGGGATTCAATTTGAATCGCCATTCATTTCTCTATTATGCACGTGATCACGTGAGAgatacttaacttctctgagactcagtttcctcttctgtaaagtgaggggcTCGGACTAAACGTCCGTAATTCTCTCTCTATCACTTCCTGAGGTCTCGATAATAACACAATAAATCAGGCATCTCTCTGAAGCATCTAAATGCTCACAGAGAAAATTTCACAATCGGCTCCCCCTTCGGAGGTAGCTTGAGTTGGCTCCAACGTACTCTTGCTTGATGGTCCCTTTTGACACAGGCTCCAGGATCCAATGATCCCAGCTGGTCTGGGAAAACTAATGTGGCCCAAAACTCCATCATGTTTTTGTGCAACCAAACTAGTGATGACCCCCTCTTCCTGAGACTGGCAAAGGAAACCCTCACAATCGGTCCATCCCTAGGTCCATAACAAAAGTCTTTCAAGTAGGCCTTGCCCAATCTGGTGCTCTGCTGAGAGAGCCCAGGATTTCCCCTATGCCATCATGAGTTGTCAAAAGAGGCCTTTAACAAAGGAAATAAGGGACAACTTCAAGAAAAACTGAGCTGGCCCCTCCCAAAACCAGGTCATAGAAAAGTTCACATGGTCAAGGGCAACGTTTCACTCGCCAGTGCCAATCTCTTGCCAAATAGCATCACTCTGACCTTTATTTTATGCTCTCCATTCATCTGCATTCTCCTTTCCATGGAATTTCTGACATCAGAGTCAGTCCTACCTGGGCCTCATTGGAGAAGAAAACGTCAagacaaaggaaagggaaatcagCTCTGAGGTGATGAGAACGGGAGCAGTTCGGCTCGCAAAAGGCCGTCTGTTCCTTCCGGCTGCTTTGCTCGCACACCTGGGCCGGCAGAAATCAACAGCCTGTGATTGCAAAAACTGGCAGGCCATGTAAATGGGCACAGGGTCACCCTCTCTCTACTGCCGCCCTCCAACGCTGCCTTTCgttcctctccttccccagcaGCATAGTCTTTTTCCAGACTGTTTCTCCTCACCTCCTGTTTGACCCAAGACCTCCCAAGGGCCCCCTTGGCCCCACGGGTCATGCTGGTAGCACACTCTGAGCTAACGGTGACTGACCCCTGTTATTAGAGGGCTTACAAAAAGCAGTTACAGAGAGACAAAAGATGCCATTATGACCTCAAGGTCTGTGGCCAGAACATTTTGGGAATATTTTTAAAGCCCCAAATCAGTGCAAtcaagaaaaggggagataattATGAAAGGAGGGACAACTATAGCCCAAAGCAGGACAAGGAGACAGCTAGATAAGCAGAGATGCTCGTCCTCATGTGCCAGCATTAGCAGAAGAAAATGGGCATGGTCATTTTGGAAGGGCTAGACAGACAGCCTCTAGAGCTTTCGATTAATCCAGAAGCATTTTCAGGATTTATTCATGCATCCACTGAATGCATGGGCCCATGTATTCTCACGCTGATTCATTCTGCAGCTCATTTCTGTCAAATATTTATATGGAACCATATGGAACCATATGGAACCATGGGGTCTCGTGGGTTCGGTGGATTCATGGTATGGACATTCCTTTCCCCAATGCAGATCTGGGCCTTGTCTGCAACTGCTAGTCTTAAAAAGGTAGCTGTGTGGGCACTGAGAGATCAAAGGGTTCCTCAAGCTTACACAGCCAGTGGGTGGCAGAGGGGGAAGACATGCACTCAGGTCCACCTGCCTCTGGGCCAACCCTCTATCTCCTAAGCACATTGTCTCTCCAGATTTCCTATCTGCAAGAAACTGATCCCGCACCCATATTTGTGGGCATAGACAGGTTCCAACTTATTTTGCTGGTAAATCGATGAGTCAAAAGGCCACAAACCCTCTTAATGTGATACTGCCCGCACAGATCCTGCAAGTGAAATGTACTAAGTATTAATGGGGAAACAGGCCTGGGTCTTGCTCATGACTATTCAGAGGAACAACTTCATCTTGTGTAGGCAGCTCCTTTCATGGCATCCCAAGGTCCTTCTAGACTTTGAAGCTTGAGACAGCACAGTGTTTAGTATTATAAATTACTTGAAAAATATACAAAGGCATTccaaagagaataaatgagagCGCTGAAATCATAAAGcttagagaggagaaagaaggaaattgagagaTCTCATCATTGGGATGGAGAGGATTAGGCAAGGAGATAAGTCATGGAGGCCGGAATACAGGAATAATGGCCTCACAGAGCCCAAGAAATAGCGATGGCGATCAGCAATGTTTCCACCTGGTCCAGTGTGCCTAGGGCTCTGGCTGTAAGAAGACTGTTTTGAGATTATACTTACAAATAATCATGGCCTCCATGATCTGCACTCAAGTAAGAACAGAGGCACCCCACCCGTCAGGTGGTGACAGTGACCCACAACATGGGGAAGCCAACACTCACCCGGGAGCCACGCTGTATGCGGAGTGAGCATGGTCCCAACAATGGACTAAGGACAGGGGACAGACTGGTCATGGGACTTTTAAAAGGCGGCAAAGGATGTACACCCAAGGTAAGAAACAAAGGCATCCAAAAGCCTGTTCTTGGGTTTGATGTGGTATAAGAACCTCTCAGGACCTATCTCAGgttccttccacttctaaatcagTATGCCTACCATCTTGCTTCCTTGGACCAAACTTCAACATCCTTGAACTCTTGCATCCTCCCTAAGAAGAATGCAGAGGAGGCTAGTCTTGGAGGCAGGAAGTCATGAGTTCAAACCTGCCTtggacactagctatgtgaccctcattcaatttgaattttctcatttgtaaaaaaggaATAGTAACAGGACCAATCGCAGCAGGTACAAGTATGATAATCCAcatgaagtactttgcaaactttccTAGTTATTATTATGATCAGCTCAGCCCAGACGTTGTGTGTACATCTAAGGTTGCCTGCAAGGTTATTGGGCTTAGGTTTCTCTTCCCCCGACCCTGCCAGCCTTTCACTCATCCtaattcccttcctcttccagaatgatGAAATCACAACAACCTACTTTGAGCAGTCTATGGTTTGGATTCCGGGAGAAAAGCCTATCGAAAACAAAGACTTCCTGAAAGGCTCCAAAATCTTTGAAGTCTGCCAGAATGTGAGCATCCACTGGATCCACCCCACCTTACTCACAGGTACGGAGTTGTTCTCCCTCCAAAGACAATGCCGGGCTAACGATCTCGGGATCTCCTAGACTATTCAGCACACAGTAAGTGTGCCAGCAAGGAGGGGACTTGCACGGCCGAGCTCAAAATCAGACAGATTTATGCTGGGCTCTTAAATGTACCAGTGAGGGTAACACCACCCTCACATGGCCAGTGATAGCAAAGAGGCCATCTGGCTTTCATTACACATCTGTAGTCATTCCACCCGACATACCAGTTCACTCCTCTAAACCCATTTAGATCAGCCCAAATATGTGTGTCCACTATGAGGCATGAGCCCATGGCAGTCTCCCTGGAAGACGGGACCCCTGCTGCACATCTGCTCCTCCAGCAGCAGAGTGGAGAGTGTGCCAACGAGCTAGCTCAGCAAAGTCAAGGGCCCTAGGCACATAGTTGGTAAACTATGGTCAGCCCAGGTGTACAGAGACCTCGGTGGCCCCATTTCTAGACATCCCAAAATAAAGCTCTACTAGGAATGTTTTCTCTTAGGGCAAAAATAGTGTGGGGAAGAATATTTGCTAGTGACTCTATAGCTAAGAACATCTGTGCTTGGGTAGCTGGTAGATTACTAGCTttgaaaatatccttttttttagTACTTCAGCTAAAGGAAGGGAGTGATTTACCCCTACCAAAGCTATCAGGGAAAAATTCTCCCAGCAGAAATCCCTCCACTGCCGAGGCCCCATCGAGCCCACGCGGAGACGTGGGGAATATGACTTTGGCCCGGTACTAACATTTGTCGCCTCAGCTTCTGAATTTCAGGACTTTGAGGGAGGAAATGAAAATGTCCACTTTCTCACAAACCGAAAAAGTGGAATCGACCTCAACGAACAGTGGATGGACCCAGAAGTGAAACCTGGGAAGAAACGCCAGAGCCGACAGCTAGCTGAAGAGGATCTCCCAGTGAACGACTATGTAAATTTGGGGGTTAGGTAACGACCAGCTCTTTCATGATGTGCTCAGACCTTAGATCAGGAGTTTCTAAAATGGTTCCAACGGCCCATAGGCTTTACCCCATATTTCCCAAAGTTTGCCCACCGCAGTTTGATGGGTGGTTCTGGACTACTTGGCAGTTTGGGGTAACCTATTTCTAGACCTACCCCACTAAACCTGccattagaaagaaagaaagagggatcaCATCCAACTGGGAGGGAACCTCCAAAAGCATTCctaattttaatatcattttcagTCACATTCGTTAGAATGGGAATAACGGCAAAACAGGTGGTTTTATAAACTTGGATGGTACCATAGGGgcagggaaaataattttatcataattttgtAGAATATCACTGACTCAAAGGGCAATGGGTCTTCCCTCAAGCAACCTGTAGCTCTCTCATTTTGAGTGGGACTTCTGTACAGTTGGCCTAACCTCTTCAAgtcaacttctctatttttcttacaGACCGAAAATGGAGTCGAATTTGACCCCATGCTGGATGAAAGAGGTTATTGTTGTATTTACTGTCGTCGGGGTAACCGCTATTGTCGCCGGGTGTGTGAGCCTCTACTGGGCTTCTACCCCTACCCGTACTGCTACCAAGGAGGGAGGGTCATCTGTCGGGTTATCATGCCTTGTAACTGGTGGGTGGCGCGCATGTTGGGGCGGGTCTAGTGCCAAACTTCGGCACCACGCAAGTAAGCCAATCCACAATATCCACGTGTAAGCCGGCGGATATGTGTCTATGGAACGCTTGGCTACTTGCTCTCTATGGTTATCACATAGTTACCTTCTTCTTACTCTCATATAAATGCATGCATCACCAACGGCCTGATTCTTGCCAAACACTCTTTATGCATCGGGGCAGAAAATCCTCCTTGACCACCTTCTCACCCCCAAATGGGGCAGATCTGTCTTAACACGGACGAGTTCAGCGGGACATCTACAAGATACGGTGGAGTCTACAACCAGctggggaaaggagggatggCAGGCGGGATTCCCAAATATTGCCTTTTATGATGCTGTATAGAGAATGTGGAAATGAAAGGCTGATAATAAAATATCTCTGTAGCTGACTCATaaaa harbors:
- the TNMD gene encoding tenomodulin isoform X2; translated protein: MVTTKNSPESCDDCHFLDGETPKSKKKLCRTLKIGGLIFGIVALSLTLIFLGGKHFWNLEPQKIYDVEHTFFSNGEKKKILMEIDPITKTEIFRSGNGSDETLEIHDFKNGYTGIFFAELQKCFLKTQIKVIPDFDETEMEDAENDEITTTYFEQSMVWIPGEKPIENKDFLKGSKIFEVCQNVSIHWIHPTLLTASEFQDFEGGNENVHFLTNRKSGIDLNEQWMDPEVKPGKKRQSRQLAEEDLPVNDYTENGVEFDPMLDERGYCCIYCRRGNRYCRRVCEPLLGFYPYPYCYQGGRVICRVIMPCNWWVARMLGRV
- the TNMD gene encoding tenomodulin isoform X1; this translates as MVTTKNSPESCDDCHFLDGETPKSKKKLCRTLKIGGLIFGIVALSLTLIFLGGKHFWNLEPQKIYDVEHTFFSNGEKKKILMEIDPITKTEIFRSGNGSDETLEIHDFKNGYTGIFFAELQKCFLKTQIKVIPDFDETEMEDAENDEITTTYFEQSMVWIPGEKPIENKDFLKGSKIFEVCQNVSIHWIHPTLLTASEFQDFEGGNENVHFLTNRKSGIDLNEQWMDPEVKPGKKRQSRQLAEEDLPVNDYVNLGVRPKMESNLTPCWMKEVIVVFTVVGVTAIVAGCVSLYWASTPTRTATKEGGSSVGLSCLVTGGWRACWGGSSAKLRHHASKPIHNIHV